Proteins from a genomic interval of Papaver somniferum cultivar HN1 chromosome 4, ASM357369v1, whole genome shotgun sequence:
- the LOC113275792 gene encoding asparagine synthetase domain-containing protein 1-like, which translates to MCGIALIISGVRIDLSSLLPDVASQLTEAVKPAEHSKISVEGLKEALQRRGPDHLGSKKLFLQIKNESFLNVEQVTEMVMSTDTIITSSYDLKQDNGIDGINSVAELDFMGAELQLRGISPVFQPLVDASGNILVYNGEIFGGLYVDNDCNDAEILVRALGKCCSCTYQERKSACCCVEKEEISVPQLLSTIRGPWGLIYWQDRSKTLWFGRDAFGRRSLLVHWPTLDDPRLMLSSVSPSSDTNENFDSGAEDLVSGINFWEELSCGIYSICFNASETKECLVGEVKKHEWTDPLLSELIKWERSDVEPKGIIPPSVSLPVQKVLNVLRESVMRRTILNTVFQEIKHETRVETFVPIAVLFSGGIDSMILAALLDQCLDPSYDIDLLNVSFDGQSAPDRISSRAGVKELQRIAPSRRWNLVEIDHELSNLICETKHVMSLIYPSNTYMDLNIGIALWLAAGGDGWVEKDNHHRVKYKSEAKILLVGSGADEQCAGYSRYRTKYRSGGWLGLHKEMKLDMQRIWKRNLGRDDRCISDNGKEARFPFLDEDVIKTLLEIPLWEVADLEQAAGKGDKKILREVAQLLGLEAAAFLPKRAIQFGSRIARESNRKNFGSNRAANQASAGSVVIHNPSTK; encoded by the exons ATGTGCGGAATCGCTCTCATCATATCTGGTGTCCGAATCGATTTGTCATCCTTACTTCCAGATGTTGCATCTCAACTTACTGAAGCTGTGAAACCA GCGGAGCATTCAAAAATTTCAGTCGAGGGTCTTAAAGAAGCTCTTCAAAGAAGGGGTCCTGATCACTTAGGAAGCaagaagttatttcttcaaataaAAAATGAATCTTTTCTGAATGTAGAACAAGTAACTGAAATGGTTATGTCTACTGATACAATCATCACTTCATCGTATGATCTGAAACAAGATAATGGCATAGACGGGATCAATTCAGTGGCAGAACTGGATTTTATGGGGGCAGAATTACAGCTTAGAGGAATAAGTCCTGTTTTTCAGCCTTTGGTGGATGCTTCTGGAAATATCCTGGTATATAATG GTGAAATATTTGGGGGGCTATATGTTGATAATGATTGCAATGATGCCGAGATTCTTGTTCGTGCTCTCGGGAAGTGCTGTTCGTGCACCTACCAGGAACGCAAGAGTGCATGCTGTTGTGTTGAGAAGGAAGAGATTTCCGTACCACAGCTTCTTTCAACAATAAGAGGGCCATGGGGATTAATCTATTGGCAG GATAGATCAAAAACCTTATGGTTTGGTCGGGACGCATTTGGGAGGCGGAGTCTCCTGGTTCATTGGCCAACTTTGGATGACCCTCGGTTAATGTTATCTTCCGTATCTCCATCTTCAGATACTAATGAAAATTTTG ATTCTGGAGCAGAAGATTTGGTGAGTGGCATTAACTTCTGGGAGGAGCTTTCTTGTGGGATATATAGCATATGCTTCAATGCTTCAGAAACAAAAGAATGCTTAGTTGGTGAAGTCAAGAAGCATGAATGGACTGACCCCCTTCTAAGTGAACTGATTAAGTGGGAGAGAAGTGATGTAGAACCCAAAG GGATCATTCCACCTTCAGTTTCACTGCCAGTGCAAAAGGTGCTTAATGTTCTCAGAGAGTCTGTCATGCGGCGTACCATTCTAAACACAGTGTTTCAG gaaattaaacatgaaacccGAGTAGAGACCTTTGTTCCGATAGCAGTTCTGTTTTCTGGTGGAATAGATTCAATGATACTCGCAGCATTATTGGATCAATGCCTAGATCCCAGCT atgacATCGATCTGCTAAACGTGAGCTTTGATGGCCAGTCTGCTCCAGATAGAATATCGTCCAGGGCAGGAGTGAAGGAACTTCAGAGAATTGCACCTTCCCGAAG GTGGAACCTTGTGGAGATAGATCATGAATTGTCAAACTTGATCTGCGAAACAAAGCATGTCATGTCACTCATATATCCGTCTAATACATACATG GACCTGAACATCGGAATAGCATTATGGTTAGCAGCTGGTGGTGATGGTTGGGTAGAGAAAGACAACCATCATCGTGTGAAGTACAAGTCTGAAGCCAAAATTCTCCTTGTTGGTTCTGGTGCTGACGAGCAATGTGCTGGGTATAGTAGATACAGGACTAAATATCGATCAGGAGG CTGGCTTGGGTTGCACAAAGAAATGAAGTTAGATATGCAGAGAATTTGGAAAAGAAATCTGGGAAGGGATGACAGATGCATATCTGACAATGGAAAAGAG GCTAGATTTCCGTTTTTGGACGAGGATGTTATCAAGACTCTATTAGAGATTCCACTATGGGAAGTTGCTGACCTAGAACAGGCAGCCGGAAAAGGTGATAAGAAGATTCTAAGAGAG GTTGCACAGCTGTTGGGTTTAGAAGCAGCAGCCTTTCTCCCCAAGAGAGCAATCCAG TTTGGTTCGAGAATAGCAAGGGAATCAAATAGGAAGAACTTTGGGAGCAACCGTGCTGCAAATCAGGCATCTGCAGGGAGTGTTGTAATCCACAATCCATCAACAAAATAG